A window of the Gossypium hirsutum isolate 1008001.06 chromosome A05, Gossypium_hirsutum_v2.1, whole genome shotgun sequence genome harbors these coding sequences:
- the LOC107957197 gene encoding RNA demethylase ALKBH10B isoform X1, with protein sequence MAVPSGNAVLSDKKQFPAPSAAVAGGAGGDAGAVGGAAAAAAGGGGGGAEFNQHHYRNWFPDERDGFIYWLRGEFAAANAMIDSLCHHLREVGEVGEYEAVIACIQQRRCHWNPVLHMQQYFSIAEVSYALQQVAWRWRQRHCDHGKVGGKDFKRFGFGFKGHRVEVAKEIQNSVVDTNGNSTITAVSERNERGSEKYEELNLGGELGKVEDKGSVVTEEHDSHPAQNQNENQTLALYPKTFVGNEMFDGNMVNVVDGLKLYEKLFDEKEVSDLVSLVNDLRAAGKRGHFQVQTYVASKKPMKGHGREMIQLGLPIADAPLDDETAARTSKVDRKIEAIPSLLQDAIERLVDLQVINAKPDSCIIDVYNEGDHSPPRMWPPWFGNPTFVLFLTECDITFGRVIGVDHPGDFKGSLKLSLSPGSLLVMEGKSADFAKHALPSVRKHRMLVTFTKYQPKKSVADNQRPPSPSVSQSSQWGPPSSRSPNHFRHSAGPKHFAAIPTTGVLPAAAIRPQIPPANVVQPLFVPAPAIPFPAPVPIPPGSTGWSAAAGQRHFPPHLPIPGTGVFLPPPGSNSSSQQLSTIATELNVPMETISPLENSNGSGKLTHHKTSPRGKCDRPSPKQGCNGSVDETGNGSAMMKEEQQCA encoded by the exons atgGCAGTGCCATCGGGAAATGCAGTTTTATCAGATAAAAAGCAGTTTCCTGCTCCTTCAGCTGCAGTAGCTGGCGGCGCAGGTGGTGATGCTGGAGCCGTTGGCggtgcagcagcagcagcagcaggaggaggaggaggaggtgcAGAGTTCAACCAGCACCATTATCGGAATTGGTTTCCCGATGAGCGTGATGGCTTTATCTATTGGTTGCGGGGTGAATTCGCAGCAGCCAATGCTATGATTGACTCCCTTTGTCATCATTTGCGTGAGGTCGGGGAAGTTGGGGAGTATGAAGCCGTCATAGCTTGCATTCAGCAAAGGAGATGTCACTGGAACCCCGTGCTTCATATGCAGCAGTACTTTTCGATTGCTGAGGTTTCCTATGCTCTTCAACAGGTGGCCTGGAGATGGAGGCAAAGGCATTGTGATCATGGGAAAGTTGGGGGAAAGGATTTTAAAAGGTTTGGCTTTGGCTTTAAGGGGCATAGGGTAGAGGTGGCCAAAGAAATACAGAATTCTGTGGTGGATACTAATGGGAATTCTACTATTACCGCTGTTTCAGAGAGAAATGAGAGAGGGAGTGAGAAATATGAGGAACTTAACTTAGGTGGTGAGTTAGGGAAGGTGGAAGATAAAGGCTCAGTTGTCACAGAGG AACATGATTCACATCCTGCACAAAATCAGAATGAAAACCAGACTCTGGCATTGTATCCAAAAACTTTTGTTGGTAATGAGATGTTTGACGGAAACATG gtcAATGTGGTGGATGGGCTAAAATTGTATGAGAAACTGTTTGATGAGAAGGAAGTTTCTGACCTTGTCTCCTTGGTAAATGATTTAAGGGCTGCTGGGAAAAGAGGACATTTTCAAG TTCAGACATATGTAGCTTCAAAAAAACCGATGAAGGGACATGGCAGAGAGATGATTCAATTGGGCCTTCCAATTGCTGATGCCCCTCTGGATGATGAAACTGCTGCCAGGACCTCCAAAG TAGATCGGAAAATAGAAGCCATTCCTTCCTTGTTGCAAGATGCTATTGAACGTTTGGTCGACTTGCAAGTTATTAATGCAAAGCCAGACTCTTGCATCATTGATGTCTATAATGAGG GGGATCATTCACCGCCTCGAATGTGGCCACCTTGGTTTGGAAACCCTACTTTCGTCTTGTTCTTGACTGAGTGTGACATTACTTTTGGAAGGGTTATTGGGGTTGATCATCCGGGTGATTTCAAAGGCTCTCTAAAGCTTTCTCTTTCACCTGG ATCTCTCCTCGTAATGGAAGGAAAATCAGCTGATTTTGCCAAACATGCACTACCTTCTGTCCGAAAGCACCGCATGCTTGTTACATTTACCAAGTATCAACCAAAGAAATCTGTGGCTGACAACCAGAGGCCTCCTTCACCTTCGGTTTCTCAGTCTTCACAATGGGGTCCACCATCTAGTCGATCACCCAACCATTTTCGCCATTCTGCTGGCCCCAAGCATTTTGCAGCAATACCAACAACTGGTGTACTTCCAGCTGCAGCAATTCGGCCACAAATTCCACCCGCAAATGTTGTTCAACCATTATTTGTGCCTGCACCTGCTATTCCATTTCCTGCTCCAGTTCCCATCCCGCCTGGTTCGACCGGGTGGTCAGCCGCTGCTGGTCAAAGGCATTTTCCACCTCATCTACCCATTCCTGGCACTGGAGTTTTCTTGCCTCCACCAGGCTCAAATTCATCGTCTCAACAGTTGTCAACTATTGCAACCGAACTCAATGTTCCCATGGAGACGATTTCCCCTTTAGAAAACAGTAATGGTTCAGGGAAACTCACTCACCATAAAACTTCACCTAGAGGGAAGTGTGATAGACCGTCACCAAAACAAGGCTGCAATGGAAGTGTAGATGAAACTGGTAATGGAAGTGCTATGATGAAGGAAGAACAGCAATGTGCTTGA
- the LOC107957197 gene encoding RNA demethylase ALKBH10B isoform X3 translates to MIDSLCHHLREVGEVGEYEAVIACIQQRRCHWNPVLHMQQYFSIAEVSYALQQVAWRWRQRHCDHGKVGGKDFKRFGFGFKGHRVEVAKEIQNSVVDTNGNSTITAVSERNERGSEKYEELNLGGELGKVEDKGSVVTEEHDSHPAQNQNENQTLALYPKTFVGNEMFDGNMVNVVDGLKLYEKLFDEKEVSDLVSLVNDLRAAGKRGHFQVQTYVASKKPMKGHGREMIQLGLPIADAPLDDETAARTSKVDRKIEAIPSLLQDAIERLVDLQVINAKPDSCIIDVYNEGDHSPPRMWPPWFGNPTFVLFLTECDITFGRVIGVDHPGDFKGSLKLSLSPGSLLVMEGKSADFAKHALPSVRKHRMLVTFTKYQPKKSVADNQRPPSPSVSQSSQWGPPSSRSPNHFRHSAGPKHFAAIPTTGVLPAAAIRPQIPPANVVQPLFVPAPAIPFPAPVPIPPGSTGWSAAAGQRHFPPHLPIPGTGVFLPPPGSNSSSQQLSTIATELNVPMETISPLENSNGSGKLTHHKTSPRGKCDRPSPKQGCNGSVDETGNGSAMMKEEQQCA, encoded by the exons ATGATTGACTCCCTTTGTCATCATTTGCGTGAGGTCGGGGAAGTTGGGGAGTATGAAGCCGTCATAGCTTGCATTCAGCAAAGGAGATGTCACTGGAACCCCGTGCTTCATATGCAGCAGTACTTTTCGATTGCTGAGGTTTCCTATGCTCTTCAACAGGTGGCCTGGAGATGGAGGCAAAGGCATTGTGATCATGGGAAAGTTGGGGGAAAGGATTTTAAAAGGTTTGGCTTTGGCTTTAAGGGGCATAGGGTAGAGGTGGCCAAAGAAATACAGAATTCTGTGGTGGATACTAATGGGAATTCTACTATTACCGCTGTTTCAGAGAGAAATGAGAGAGGGAGTGAGAAATATGAGGAACTTAACTTAGGTGGTGAGTTAGGGAAGGTGGAAGATAAAGGCTCAGTTGTCACAGAGG AACATGATTCACATCCTGCACAAAATCAGAATGAAAACCAGACTCTGGCATTGTATCCAAAAACTTTTGTTGGTAATGAGATGTTTGACGGAAACATG gtcAATGTGGTGGATGGGCTAAAATTGTATGAGAAACTGTTTGATGAGAAGGAAGTTTCTGACCTTGTCTCCTTGGTAAATGATTTAAGGGCTGCTGGGAAAAGAGGACATTTTCAAG TTCAGACATATGTAGCTTCAAAAAAACCGATGAAGGGACATGGCAGAGAGATGATTCAATTGGGCCTTCCAATTGCTGATGCCCCTCTGGATGATGAAACTGCTGCCAGGACCTCCAAAG TAGATCGGAAAATAGAAGCCATTCCTTCCTTGTTGCAAGATGCTATTGAACGTTTGGTCGACTTGCAAGTTATTAATGCAAAGCCAGACTCTTGCATCATTGATGTCTATAATGAGG GGGATCATTCACCGCCTCGAATGTGGCCACCTTGGTTTGGAAACCCTACTTTCGTCTTGTTCTTGACTGAGTGTGACATTACTTTTGGAAGGGTTATTGGGGTTGATCATCCGGGTGATTTCAAAGGCTCTCTAAAGCTTTCTCTTTCACCTGG ATCTCTCCTCGTAATGGAAGGAAAATCAGCTGATTTTGCCAAACATGCACTACCTTCTGTCCGAAAGCACCGCATGCTTGTTACATTTACCAAGTATCAACCAAAGAAATCTGTGGCTGACAACCAGAGGCCTCCTTCACCTTCGGTTTCTCAGTCTTCACAATGGGGTCCACCATCTAGTCGATCACCCAACCATTTTCGCCATTCTGCTGGCCCCAAGCATTTTGCAGCAATACCAACAACTGGTGTACTTCCAGCTGCAGCAATTCGGCCACAAATTCCACCCGCAAATGTTGTTCAACCATTATTTGTGCCTGCACCTGCTATTCCATTTCCTGCTCCAGTTCCCATCCCGCCTGGTTCGACCGGGTGGTCAGCCGCTGCTGGTCAAAGGCATTTTCCACCTCATCTACCCATTCCTGGCACTGGAGTTTTCTTGCCTCCACCAGGCTCAAATTCATCGTCTCAACAGTTGTCAACTATTGCAACCGAACTCAATGTTCCCATGGAGACGATTTCCCCTTTAGAAAACAGTAATGGTTCAGGGAAACTCACTCACCATAAAACTTCACCTAGAGGGAAGTGTGATAGACCGTCACCAAAACAAGGCTGCAATGGAAGTGTAGATGAAACTGGTAATGGAAGTGCTATGATGAAGGAAGAACAGCAATGTGCTTGA
- the LOC107957197 gene encoding RNA demethylase ALKBH10B isoform X4, with protein MIDSLCHHLREVGEVGEYEAVIACIQQRRCHWNPVLHMQQYFSIAEVSYALQQVAWRWRQRHCDHGKVGGKDFKRFGFGFKGHRVEVAKEIQNSVVDTNGNSTITAVSERNERGSEKYEELNLGGELGKVEDKGSVVTEEHDSHPAQNQNENQTLALYPKTFVGNEMFDGNMVNVVDGLKLYEKLFDEKEVSDLVSLVNDLRAAGKRGHFQVQTYVASKKPMKGHGREMIQLGLPIADAPLDDETAARTSKDRKIEAIPSLLQDAIERLVDLQVINAKPDSCIIDVYNEGDHSPPRMWPPWFGNPTFVLFLTECDITFGRVIGVDHPGDFKGSLKLSLSPGSLLVMEGKSADFAKHALPSVRKHRMLVTFTKYQPKKSVADNQRPPSPSVSQSSQWGPPSSRSPNHFRHSAGPKHFAAIPTTGVLPAAAIRPQIPPANVVQPLFVPAPAIPFPAPVPIPPGSTGWSAAAGQRHFPPHLPIPGTGVFLPPPGSNSSSQQLSTIATELNVPMETISPLENSNGSGKLTHHKTSPRGKCDRPSPKQGCNGSVDETGNGSAMMKEEQQCA; from the exons ATGATTGACTCCCTTTGTCATCATTTGCGTGAGGTCGGGGAAGTTGGGGAGTATGAAGCCGTCATAGCTTGCATTCAGCAAAGGAGATGTCACTGGAACCCCGTGCTTCATATGCAGCAGTACTTTTCGATTGCTGAGGTTTCCTATGCTCTTCAACAGGTGGCCTGGAGATGGAGGCAAAGGCATTGTGATCATGGGAAAGTTGGGGGAAAGGATTTTAAAAGGTTTGGCTTTGGCTTTAAGGGGCATAGGGTAGAGGTGGCCAAAGAAATACAGAATTCTGTGGTGGATACTAATGGGAATTCTACTATTACCGCTGTTTCAGAGAGAAATGAGAGAGGGAGTGAGAAATATGAGGAACTTAACTTAGGTGGTGAGTTAGGGAAGGTGGAAGATAAAGGCTCAGTTGTCACAGAGG AACATGATTCACATCCTGCACAAAATCAGAATGAAAACCAGACTCTGGCATTGTATCCAAAAACTTTTGTTGGTAATGAGATGTTTGACGGAAACATG gtcAATGTGGTGGATGGGCTAAAATTGTATGAGAAACTGTTTGATGAGAAGGAAGTTTCTGACCTTGTCTCCTTGGTAAATGATTTAAGGGCTGCTGGGAAAAGAGGACATTTTCAAG TTCAGACATATGTAGCTTCAAAAAAACCGATGAAGGGACATGGCAGAGAGATGATTCAATTGGGCCTTCCAATTGCTGATGCCCCTCTGGATGATGAAACTGCTGCCAGGACCTCCAAAG ATCGGAAAATAGAAGCCATTCCTTCCTTGTTGCAAGATGCTATTGAACGTTTGGTCGACTTGCAAGTTATTAATGCAAAGCCAGACTCTTGCATCATTGATGTCTATAATGAGG GGGATCATTCACCGCCTCGAATGTGGCCACCTTGGTTTGGAAACCCTACTTTCGTCTTGTTCTTGACTGAGTGTGACATTACTTTTGGAAGGGTTATTGGGGTTGATCATCCGGGTGATTTCAAAGGCTCTCTAAAGCTTTCTCTTTCACCTGG ATCTCTCCTCGTAATGGAAGGAAAATCAGCTGATTTTGCCAAACATGCACTACCTTCTGTCCGAAAGCACCGCATGCTTGTTACATTTACCAAGTATCAACCAAAGAAATCTGTGGCTGACAACCAGAGGCCTCCTTCACCTTCGGTTTCTCAGTCTTCACAATGGGGTCCACCATCTAGTCGATCACCCAACCATTTTCGCCATTCTGCTGGCCCCAAGCATTTTGCAGCAATACCAACAACTGGTGTACTTCCAGCTGCAGCAATTCGGCCACAAATTCCACCCGCAAATGTTGTTCAACCATTATTTGTGCCTGCACCTGCTATTCCATTTCCTGCTCCAGTTCCCATCCCGCCTGGTTCGACCGGGTGGTCAGCCGCTGCTGGTCAAAGGCATTTTCCACCTCATCTACCCATTCCTGGCACTGGAGTTTTCTTGCCTCCACCAGGCTCAAATTCATCGTCTCAACAGTTGTCAACTATTGCAACCGAACTCAATGTTCCCATGGAGACGATTTCCCCTTTAGAAAACAGTAATGGTTCAGGGAAACTCACTCACCATAAAACTTCACCTAGAGGGAAGTGTGATAGACCGTCACCAAAACAAGGCTGCAATGGAAGTGTAGATGAAACTGGTAATGGAAGTGCTATGATGAAGGAAGAACAGCAATGTGCTTGA
- the LOC107957197 gene encoding RNA demethylase ALKBH10B isoform X2, translated as MAVPSGNAVLSDKKQFPAPSAAVAGGAGGDAGAVGGAAAAAAGGGGGGAEFNQHHYRNWFPDERDGFIYWLRGEFAAANAMIDSLCHHLREVGEVGEYEAVIACIQQRRCHWNPVLHMQQYFSIAEVSYALQQVAWRWRQRHCDHGKVGGKDFKRFGFGFKGHRVEVAKEIQNSVVDTNGNSTITAVSERNERGSEKYEELNLGGELGKVEDKGSVVTEEHDSHPAQNQNENQTLALYPKTFVGNEMFDGNMVNVVDGLKLYEKLFDEKEVSDLVSLVNDLRAAGKRGHFQVQTYVASKKPMKGHGREMIQLGLPIADAPLDDETAARTSKDRKIEAIPSLLQDAIERLVDLQVINAKPDSCIIDVYNEGDHSPPRMWPPWFGNPTFVLFLTECDITFGRVIGVDHPGDFKGSLKLSLSPGSLLVMEGKSADFAKHALPSVRKHRMLVTFTKYQPKKSVADNQRPPSPSVSQSSQWGPPSSRSPNHFRHSAGPKHFAAIPTTGVLPAAAIRPQIPPANVVQPLFVPAPAIPFPAPVPIPPGSTGWSAAAGQRHFPPHLPIPGTGVFLPPPGSNSSSQQLSTIATELNVPMETISPLENSNGSGKLTHHKTSPRGKCDRPSPKQGCNGSVDETGNGSAMMKEEQQCA; from the exons atgGCAGTGCCATCGGGAAATGCAGTTTTATCAGATAAAAAGCAGTTTCCTGCTCCTTCAGCTGCAGTAGCTGGCGGCGCAGGTGGTGATGCTGGAGCCGTTGGCggtgcagcagcagcagcagcaggaggaggaggaggaggtgcAGAGTTCAACCAGCACCATTATCGGAATTGGTTTCCCGATGAGCGTGATGGCTTTATCTATTGGTTGCGGGGTGAATTCGCAGCAGCCAATGCTATGATTGACTCCCTTTGTCATCATTTGCGTGAGGTCGGGGAAGTTGGGGAGTATGAAGCCGTCATAGCTTGCATTCAGCAAAGGAGATGTCACTGGAACCCCGTGCTTCATATGCAGCAGTACTTTTCGATTGCTGAGGTTTCCTATGCTCTTCAACAGGTGGCCTGGAGATGGAGGCAAAGGCATTGTGATCATGGGAAAGTTGGGGGAAAGGATTTTAAAAGGTTTGGCTTTGGCTTTAAGGGGCATAGGGTAGAGGTGGCCAAAGAAATACAGAATTCTGTGGTGGATACTAATGGGAATTCTACTATTACCGCTGTTTCAGAGAGAAATGAGAGAGGGAGTGAGAAATATGAGGAACTTAACTTAGGTGGTGAGTTAGGGAAGGTGGAAGATAAAGGCTCAGTTGTCACAGAGG AACATGATTCACATCCTGCACAAAATCAGAATGAAAACCAGACTCTGGCATTGTATCCAAAAACTTTTGTTGGTAATGAGATGTTTGACGGAAACATG gtcAATGTGGTGGATGGGCTAAAATTGTATGAGAAACTGTTTGATGAGAAGGAAGTTTCTGACCTTGTCTCCTTGGTAAATGATTTAAGGGCTGCTGGGAAAAGAGGACATTTTCAAG TTCAGACATATGTAGCTTCAAAAAAACCGATGAAGGGACATGGCAGAGAGATGATTCAATTGGGCCTTCCAATTGCTGATGCCCCTCTGGATGATGAAACTGCTGCCAGGACCTCCAAAG ATCGGAAAATAGAAGCCATTCCTTCCTTGTTGCAAGATGCTATTGAACGTTTGGTCGACTTGCAAGTTATTAATGCAAAGCCAGACTCTTGCATCATTGATGTCTATAATGAGG GGGATCATTCACCGCCTCGAATGTGGCCACCTTGGTTTGGAAACCCTACTTTCGTCTTGTTCTTGACTGAGTGTGACATTACTTTTGGAAGGGTTATTGGGGTTGATCATCCGGGTGATTTCAAAGGCTCTCTAAAGCTTTCTCTTTCACCTGG ATCTCTCCTCGTAATGGAAGGAAAATCAGCTGATTTTGCCAAACATGCACTACCTTCTGTCCGAAAGCACCGCATGCTTGTTACATTTACCAAGTATCAACCAAAGAAATCTGTGGCTGACAACCAGAGGCCTCCTTCACCTTCGGTTTCTCAGTCTTCACAATGGGGTCCACCATCTAGTCGATCACCCAACCATTTTCGCCATTCTGCTGGCCCCAAGCATTTTGCAGCAATACCAACAACTGGTGTACTTCCAGCTGCAGCAATTCGGCCACAAATTCCACCCGCAAATGTTGTTCAACCATTATTTGTGCCTGCACCTGCTATTCCATTTCCTGCTCCAGTTCCCATCCCGCCTGGTTCGACCGGGTGGTCAGCCGCTGCTGGTCAAAGGCATTTTCCACCTCATCTACCCATTCCTGGCACTGGAGTTTTCTTGCCTCCACCAGGCTCAAATTCATCGTCTCAACAGTTGTCAACTATTGCAACCGAACTCAATGTTCCCATGGAGACGATTTCCCCTTTAGAAAACAGTAATGGTTCAGGGAAACTCACTCACCATAAAACTTCACCTAGAGGGAAGTGTGATAGACCGTCACCAAAACAAGGCTGCAATGGAAGTGTAGATGAAACTGGTAATGGAAGTGCTATGATGAAGGAAGAACAGCAATGTGCTTGA